Part of the uncultured Desulfobacter sp. genome, AAACGGATATGCTGTTTGGAAGCGGCTGTTGAAAGAACAATTCCTCGACAGGTTTGTGGGATCGTAATTTCCGGCTGGATAGATGTTAAGTGGGCCGGAACTGAACGTCAGGCGGTAAAATTGACCCCGATACCGGTGTCGTCGATTCGGGAGATCCGGCCGTTCCGCCGCTGGGGACCGATGTCGTCGGTTTGAAAGGTCATGACGATCAAATCGTCTTTTTTATATTTTTCAGGTGTCCTGGACTTGATGAAAATGCCGGAGAAACTTAGATCCCGGGCCTGTTCTTTATACAGGGTACCTTTGTTTATAAAATCCACAAAACCATGGAATTCAGTTCTGGCGTACCTGCGGCGTTCCGACTCGCCCGGCTGGGGGATGACGGGTTCGGCTTCAAGTGAGGTTTCTTCATCTATACTCTCATTGTACTTGAGAACATAAATATTTTTTGCGGTGGTATTGTCTGAGGCCTGTCTAAAACGCAGGTAAAGCCTAAAGAGATGGATGCATACAAATATTAAGATCAGGGCGATGATGAGGGTAAGTATTATGTTCAATGGCGTCATCTGTTTTTCCTGGACCCAACACGGTGATTAAAATTGATTCAACGGCCATGGTCGATCCTGCCTGTCAACCATCGTATTAATTTACAACGAAACAGGAACGTAATTCAAATGGTTATGAAAACGTTCTTAATAGATGAATATCGTGGTGTAAAACATATTTAACTGATAGAAAATCATTTCCGGGTGGAAATTACAAGAATAAAGATGAATGCGATATAAATTAACCCGAAAGTCACCGGTGTGGTTTGAACTCCAGCTGATAAATAAAAAGAAATTCAGCGTCATAATCGGATTTTTTATTCCGTTATTCTTTGTAATCGGTCATCCAACTTCTTTTTTTTTGTTTTCCCGGCGGTCCCTTTCGGCCTTTCTTTTCCCTTGTTTTTCCCGGCTGTAGGCCGTTTCAAGGGTATTTTCGGTTTGTCGGGGACATGGGCATCCATCCTGCAACGTTTTTCCTTCTTTTAACCTTTGGGAGGCGGACGCGTTGATATCCCGGAATGAAAAGTCATCCTATGTAAGGCAAACGGAAAAAGCGTATGCCGGTGTTTATGAAACCATGAACCGGCTAAGCTCCCCGGCTGCGGTGGAGACGGCGGAAAAGGCAAGGAACGAATTGATTTCAGCCATATTCGACCGGTCCGGGTCTCCGGCCGCATGGCGATTTGCCGAGACCAAGCCCTACACCCACGGCATATCGCCGGGATGCGCCCTCTGCGGCCAGGGGAAGTGGTCCTGCCTGTTCGTCAATAATATCTGCAATGCCAATTGTTTTTACTGCCCCTCAACCCAGAATGATCCGGGCCTGCCCATGACCAGCACCGTGACCTTTGAAAATGCCCTGGACTATGCGAATTATGTGAATCAATTCGGCATAGAGGGGGTCGGGTTCAGCGGGGGCGAGCCCCTGATGACGTTTGACAGGGTGTTGGATTACCTCAATGCTGTTATGGAGAACGCCTGCGGTCCCATGTATACCTGGATGTATACCAACGGCATCCTGGCAACCGAAGATAAGTTCAAAGCGCTTCGGGACAGCGGTCTCAATGAAATCCGTTTTGATCTCTCCGCAAACAATTACGATCTGTCCGGCCTGGAGAAGGCTGTGGGCATTATTCCGATTGTCACGGTTGAAATTCCGGCCGTGCCCGAAGATCTTGGGATCACAAAGCCCCTGACCGCCGTTTTAAGTTCAATGGGGGTCAACTATCTGAACCTCCACCAGATCCGGTGTACCCAATTTAACCGTCCCAAGCTCGTTCGACGGGGCTATACGTTTATCCACGGACCGGGCGTGGCTGTTCTTGAGACCGAACTTGCGGCGTTGGAACTGATCCGGCACACCCTGGATCGGGATATCCACCTCCCGACTAATTATTGTTCTTTTACCTATCGCAACCAGTTCCAGAAGGCCGCCGCCCGGCGCAGGAATGCGGGGCTGGTGAAAAAAGCGTGGGAAGAGATCACCGCCACAGGATTGATCCGTGCCATGAGCATTACAGGGCCGCCTGAACGGCTCGGCCCGGTCCTGGATCGGTTCCGCTCCCAGGCGGACGACGGCTGGACGGTTCCGGCCAAGCAGGATCGGATCTCTTTTCATCCAAGACTCTGGTCGCTGATTGATTTTACCGGACTTGAACTAACGGTTCGATATCATGCCACCGCCCTCAGGCCCGCAGCCACCCTGCGCTACCCCTTCACCAAGGTCCGGCTGAGCCGGGACAAGGCGGTGGTCATTGAAAGGGATGACCGGCACCCGGGCATACGGCTCAAAGGGGATGATATCCCGGCCTTTGCCCGTCAGTTTCTTTTTCCTTGGAATTCGGAGTCCGGACCGGCCGGGCTTGCTGCCGAGCTGGAACGGGCAGTGTCCCGGTTTGAAAATTTTGATCCGGGCCTTGCCCGCTGTATTGAGGATGGGCTTTATCCATTTGCCCGTCAGCTGTGCAGATAGACAAATATTTCAGATGAAAATTTTCGTGAACTGGCTGATCTTTTTTTTAACAACTATTGCCGGACCTTTTACAACAGATCCGGAACCGCCGGTGCTTTTCCCCGGGGAAAGAACCTGCAGAATCTGGGGGCGGATTTACCTTTTGTGTTCCAGATACGCCTGTAATCGTCTTTTGGGATCGAAGGTGCCATGAAATCGGCTTTGGATCCACAACCTTTTTTCTTCTCCCATAAAACCATTCAAAATCCGCGTTAAACTGCAGGCCGATCAAAGTTGCCGCTGTCTTGCCGACAGGACGGATTGACATTGCATGCCATGGCATTTAATGTATAGCCATAGTACCGTTCTGGTTTAAACGGCGTTACACTTACCATCAGACAAAACTTTTCTTAAAAGTTTCAAGGGGATACCTCATGACCATCATAATTGTGGCAGCTTTGTTTATTGTTGCGCTATTTGCATTTAATCTGATTATCAGGCGTCTGCAGCGGCCGAAAGTTTCATTGTCTTCAGAGGGACAGTCCAGCCGCCCCCCTGAAAAAGAAGATCCGGCGGCCAATTTCAAAGAAATCCTTGATACCCTGATCAAGCTGAACCTTATGATCCGCACCGACCGGGGGGGGGCCATGGAGTTGATTTCAAAAATTGAATCCATTATAGATGACCTTAAGGCGATTCTTCCGGATATGATTGACCGTTATCCGGGAGAGACGTTGACCTATGAATTGAAAAAGATCGGGTCCACACACTTGTTTAAGACCGTCAAAGAGTATCTCGACCTTTCCCCGGACGGCAGGCAGACCCAGCGCGAGGTGTTTGAAAAAACCATTGAAACCCTTCAAGAGGTCTGCGCAAGATCCCGGCAGATTGTAGACAATAACGAAACCGCAGAATTTAAAACCATGGCCCATTTTCTTGAGGGCAAATTTTCATAAAGGAGAACACCTATGTCCAGTTTGGCTCAGGAACTTGCCAGTGTGGCCGGTCAGGCCAAAGCACCTGTATTAGCCGAAGTTACGCAAGCATCAGGGCAGGGGGCGCTTACCCCGGTCCAGGCCCCGGACCAGCTGGTGCCGGTCCAGCCCGGACACCTTGCTGTTGAAGATATCAAGGCCCTTGAAACGGCGGCTGACGATTTTGTGGAGAAGGTGAAAAATGATCCGTCGAATTGGCAGCTGGGTAATTTTGTATTTTCCCTCGGCCGGGACGTCATGGAAAAGACCCAGGCCCAGGTCTCCCTATACGACCGGAAAATGGGTTCGGTACTGAAAAATGTGGCGTCCGAGGAGAGTTCGCCTGTGGCAAGAAATATTCTGGCCATCAAAACCGAGCTGGATAAGGTCAACCCCACCATGGTGGCAAAGACGGAAACGCCTTTGCCCAAAAAGATGCTGGGACTGTTTACCCGCACCGTCAACCGTCTGCCCAAAGGGGACGAGATCCTGCGCATTATTGCCGAACGCAGGGAAACCGTGAACTCCACCATTGACGGCATCCGGGACCACCTGCGCGGCGAGGCGGACCAGGTGGCCTTTGATGCGGCGGAACTGTCCCAGATCTGCGACGCCTTAAAAGAGATCCAGCCGGCTCTGCAGGAACAGATCTACCTGGGCCAGTTGATTTGGGAAAAGCTATCCGCCCACCTTGAGACGGTGGACGATCCCCGGGTCAAAGAGGCGCTGACCACCCTGACCTCGGATCTGGCCATGGCGGTTGTGGACCTGCAGACCATTGACAACTCCAATCTCCAGACCCGGTTCGGCGGCGAGATGATGGTCAGAAATTCACACCTGGTCCAGCGCCTGGTCCAGCGCACGGACATGATTCTGGCCACGGCTGTGAAAAATGCCCTGGCCGTGCGGGTGGCAGCCGAACAGCAGATGGATACCCTCAAACACCTGGATATGGTACAGCAGGCCGCAGCCGAAACCATGACGGATACGGCCAAGGTCATTGGCGATGCCGCGGTCAAGGGTGCAAAGATGAGCCAGAGCATGACCGTGAATATCGAAGCCCTGGAAGAGGCATGCAACACCTATGAGCAGGCGTTTGAGGCCTATACGGCCATTTCCAAGGAGACCATCAGCATTGCGTCCCAAAGTTCCAATGCCCTGGGGACTATGAATGAACGGTTCAGGGCCAGGACAGATGCATTAACATCAAGACGCCAGGAGAAGTAATATGATATCCGTTTCAGACCAAAAATCCTTTGATCAGCGGTTTTCCCTGATTCGTACCCTGGACCCGGACAAGGTTTTGTCCCCGGAGGAACAGATCCGCCTGACCATCATGGATGCAGGGGTGGGGGACTGTTTTACCTGTCTGGGCAACACCTATTTTATCCAGGAGATCAACAAATACCAGGAGGCCAAAGGAGATTATTCAAAGCTCAAAGATTATTTTGTCACCGAACTTACCTGCCTGTGCCTGGAGACCGGTGCAGTGGGCCATTTTGAATGGGAAATTGATGATGAGCTGGAAGTGACCATTACCTTGAATCAAACCAAGTTCAACCGGCTGACCGATGATGAAGGCCAACCCATTGATGAAGATGACCTGGACCAGATTGTTGACGATGAAGACAGCATCATCTATGCCGGGCAAACCTTTGAATACGACGATGACTGGGCTGCCGTCTACCGGCGTAACGACAAGGAAGAACGGGTTTATATGTATGAATTTGTCAATGACCTGTCGTCCATGTTTCTTACCATTGAAGAGTGGCAGGACGAAGACAAAGAGGAGTACCGGATTTATATTTCCAAACCCGTGGAACCGGCGGAAATAACATTGATTTCCAGGGGAGGGGATAACCCATGAGTGTCCCAACCCCTTGTGGTAAAATAGAACAGATATTCACAAGTGTGGTCGTTGTTTTATTGGCCCTGGGTTTTCTGACCGGTTGCGGCCAGGGCCTTTCCGATGCAACCAGAACCCAGGCCAAGGCCGTAAAACAGGATTTGAAATCCACCCAGGATTTCATTGAATCCCAGAAGAAGAAATATGAGCGTATGTCGGCATCGCCGGACTTCTCCGCCCTGGCGGAGTATGCATCCCGAGAGAAATGGGACACTGCATTTGCCGATGCTGACGCCACCCTGGCCCGGGCCCGGGGGGTGTATGACAAGGGGTTGAAGGTTACCCTCAAGCAAAACCAACCCGAAGGCGAAGCCCAGGCCCTGGCCCAGATCAAGCAGGTGACCTCGGTGATCCGGGACGCCAGAAACGAGGCAAAAGCGCCCTTTGAACGGGCAGGCCGGATCAGGGCCGCCATGTCAGATGCCCCGGCCATGGAAGCATCCGCCCTGGCCGCAGCACAGCTCATCCAGTCAACGGTGCAAACTCTGGAACAGGGACCCGTGGCCAAGGCAAGGGAACAATTTCCCGATTCAAATGCCAAAATCACGGCCCGGTTTGCCCCGTTTTCAAAGATGGTGGATGACACAACGGCCAATACGCAGATTGTAAAGGCCCAGTATCAGGCCCATACCCAGGGAAATGCCGACTATGCCGCATTTGTTACGGCAGCCGATGCCATAGAACAGGCAAAGAAAACACTGTCCAAGAGCGGGCCAAAATTCGAAAACGATCTGGACCAGTTATACCACAGCTATACCAAAATCCTTGAAGACATGAAGGTGGAGCATTATGTCACCATCTATCGTGAATCCTGGAATGATAATTCGGATTATTACAACCCCGGAACTTTTGTTTATACCGCCCAGGTCTCTCCTTCTGTATTTGAGACATTAACCGAGTCCAACGCCGAATCCATTGCCGATCTGACGCCGGGGTACAGCGGGATGAATCTGCGGGTGACCCGGGGGCTGGAGTCGGCCTTTAAGAGTTTGAATCTTGATCTGGTTGCAGGCTGGCCGGATTCCCGGCACAATGCCGCCACCTTCTTCCTCCAAGACACCCGGTTAAAGTATTTTCATAAATACATCCAAGAAGAGAACGGGGAGACGTCCGAGACCGACTGGGAACCGGTGAATGCATCGTTTTATGAACAGAACCTGGACAACCTGGGCATGGCGATTTTGTCCAAGCCCTATGGTGAGTTTGAACCGGATTCCCATGCCGCCCCGCCCGGCATGGCCTATGTCGGAAATCCAAAGTACGGGGAGTGGAAAAAAGATGGAAGCGGCAACAGTTTCTGGTCATGGTACGGGCGGTATGCCTTTTTTTCCAACCTGTTCTTTTTTCCCTCCCATAACTACTCCTATGGATCATGGAACCGCTGGAATACGGATTATAGACACAGAAAACCCTATTACGGCCAAACCGGCACGGGATATACATTCGGCTCCCGGGGATCACGAATGAAAGATTCACCACGGTATCAGAACAGCACCTTTTCAAAAACCGGCGGATTTAAAACCGCTTCTGCATCGGTAAGGGGTGGCGCATCAGGTATCAGAGGCGGCGGTCCCAAGTCAAAAGGCAAATAGTGTTTGGACCAAACACGTTAGTTGCGTTCAGGCATTAATTAAGGAGAATAACTTATGGATTATATGGCAACCTTAATCAGCATGGGGCATGGTTTATGCTATGCCCTGGTGAGCATTTTTTTCATTTTTCTGGCCAAAAAGCTGGATGACTGGCGGACAAAGGATTTTGATGATGACCGCCACATTGACGACGGCAATGTGGCCGTGGGATTACGACGGGCAGGGTTATATCTCGGCATTGCCATCGGTATGGTCGGCGCATTGTCCGGGGATTCGGCAGGGTTTCAAACCGATCTGCTCTATCTTCTGGTGGATGGTGCCCTGGTCACCGTGTGTCTTTTTCTTGCCCGGTTCATCAATGATTCCATCATGATGGGCAATATGAATAATGACGCCGAGTGTATACGCGTATTTACCCTTGAAGACGGACGAACGGTTACAGGCAATACCGCCCTTGGCATGGTGGAGGCGGGCATGTACATTGCCACAGGGTTTATTCTCAACGGCAGCATGTCCGGCAGCGGGGGCAGTCTTGGCCAGGCCCTGGGATCGGCTTTGCTCTTTTTTGTGCTGGGGCAGATTGTGCTTTTAGGGTGTGGGCTGCTGTATGAACTGATCACCCCCTTTGGTGTCCGGGATGAGATCAAGCAGAACAATCCGGCCGCAGGAATCGGCCTGGCCGGTATTCTGATTGCCCTGGGGATCATTTTAAAAGCAAGTCTATCGGGTCCGTTTACCGGGTGGATCAATGATATTGTCGGATTTTTGATATATACGGTGTGCGGCATGATTCTGCTCATCGGCTTTACAGCCCTTGTGGACCGCTTTCTTTTGCCCACCACAAATATTGCAACCGAAGTCAAAGAGGATAAAAATGTTGCGGCACTGGTGCTGGTCCAGGCCACCATCATTGCCGTGGCGCTGATCATTGCCCATGCCATCTGATCTATCGGGGAGCGAACGGGAAACCGGACGCTCCCGGCTCAATCCGGCTTCGGCCCTGCTGTGCCTGTGCATGTTTGCATCCGGGGCCTGCGGTATCATCCTTGAGTACATTCAGGCAAGCCTGGCCTCCATGATCCTGGGCAATGCCTTTGAACAGTGGGCCATGGTGATCGGCCTGATGATGTTCTGGATGGGCTTCGGCAGTCTGATCCAGGCCCAGATCTCCAAAACACGCCTGATCCACGCCTTTATCGGCATTGAAATCGCCCTTGCCCTTGCCGGGGGGTATTCGCCCACCCTGACCTATCTCTCCTACGGATACACCAGCCACTACAGCCTGGTGCTCTATTTTTTTGTATCCGTGATTGGTATTCTCATCGGTCTTGAAATCCCGGTGATCATACGGATCAACAACGATTTTTCCAAGGAGCTGTCCACCAACCTGGGCAATATCCTGTCCGCGGACTATATCGGATCGTTGGCCGGGGCTTTGGTTTATGTGTTCGTCCTGCTGCGTTTTTTTCCGATCACCGAAGCGGCTTTCTTAACCGCGGGCATGAATTTTTTTCTGGCCCTGATAACATTCATCTATTTTACCCGCAAGCAGATCATCCACCGTAATATCCCCTTGCTTGTGATCATGGCCGCCACCTGTGTGGCCGTGGTGTTCGGGTATATGGACAATCGCAACTGGCAGATTAGCAACGAACAGGCCCTGTACGATGATCCCATTGTCTATTCTAAAACCAGCCAGTATCAGCACATCGTGATCACCCATTTCAAACCCCTGGACGAAATCCGGCTTTTTTTAAACGGAAATCTGCAGTTGTGCAGTACGGACGAGGCCCGGTACCATGAGTCCCTGGTCCATCCGGCCATGGCCCTGGCCCCGGCCCGCAGCCGGGTATTGATTCTGGGGGGCGGTGACGGCTGCGCGTTAAGGGAGGTGCTGAAATATCCGGATGTGGATCAGATTACGCTGGTGGATCTGGACCCGGCCATGACCAAGCTTGCCGCCACACATCCCCTGCTGTCCAGGCTTAATAACCATGCCTTTGACAATGCCCGGGTCACCACCCTGACAGGGGCCGGGATTTCCCCGGGGGATTTCCGTCAAATTTATCAAGCCGCATCGAACAAAAAAAGAAAACCGGACCACGCCCGGCATGTGGCCGAGGTCCGGGTCATGAATCTGGATGCGGACAAGTTTCTGGAGCAGGTGACGGGCGCCTGGGACGTTATCATTGTGGACATGCCCGATCCCTCCACACCGGAGCTGACCAAACTCTACTCAAAGGAGTTTTATCTGAAAGTCCGGCACAGACTGGCAAAAAACGGCATCGCATCCGTCCAGTCCACCTCCCCATACCTTGCAAAGGAAAGTTATCTTTGCATTGGCAGGACATTGACCGCTGCCGGCTTTTCTATCCTGCCATACCATGAAAATGTGCCGTCCTTCGGGGATTGGGGCTGGTTTTTATGCCGTCGTCAAAGTTGGCACAACGACCTTGCCGCACAACGAATCAGCCACCTAAAATTTACCGTACCCACCCGGTTTCTGACCCCAGAGGTGTTCCGGCGCGAGCTTGTATTCGGCAAAGGAATGAACCAGAGCCGTCACGCCGAAATCAACACCCTTCTTTTTCCGGTGCTGTTATCCTATTACAATCATGAATCCTGGCTTCTGGACTAGTGTTTGGGCGCAAACGCATCCACCGAATTAAATTTGAACGTTATTATTCTGTTACGATGGCCCTTACTTTGGCCAACGCTTCATTGATTACCGAGGTCTGGGCCTTTTCAGCAAATTGTAATCCTCTTTCCACAAAATCGATTGTCTTGATCTGGTGACAAAGAATAACACCGGAAATTTTTTCTCCTGCTAAAGGTACTTCAAACCCATGCCCCCGGACCCTGCTCGTGACCGGGGCGACCAGCGCCAGCAGGACTTTTTTATTGAAAATTGCAGGAGAAAGAACCAGGGCCGGCCGATGCCCCATTTGCTCATGGCCGGCAACTGGATCGAAATCTGTCCAGACAAGATCGCCGCGCTCAGGAATATACACTTTTTTTTCAGATTTTGCGGCCATTACCATTCCTTTCCCACAGGCTTGTCATTTAACCATGCCTTATCCTCAGCATCCAAAACAACAGCCTTAGGATCACATTGGTTTAAAAGCTCATCAAGCGTATACTCTTTTTTTCCCTTGATCGGGGTAATAATAATCCTGCCGTCTTTTGCCTCAATGTTGACGGTCTGATCTTTTTCAAGCTGGATCATATCCGCAATTACTTTTGGTATCCTTGCTGCTAAGCTGTTGCCCCATTTTTTAATCACCAGTTCTGTCATTTTGTTTTTCCTTGAAAGTTTAAACATTGTATATACATGTTACGGCATAAAATAAATTGTGTCAACAATGTATAGACATTTAAATTCCAAACAGAAAATACGCGTCTTTGCCGCTGTCGGATTCAGCCAATTTGAGGTCGGGCTGTAGAGCACCAATCCCAAGGCCCTTGATACCATGAACCGGCCCACGGATCTGAAACGATTTGTCAACGGTGTAAAAGCCCTTGAAAAATAGGGGATTGAGGCAACCATTGATTTGATTTTCGGTCTGCCCGGCGACACACCCCAAGGGTTTAGAAACAGTGTGGATTTTATTTGTGAACATGATTTTCAGGACCATATCCAGGTGTTTCCGCTGCTGGTCCTGCCGGGAACGGCGTTTCGCAGGCAGGCCTTGGAACTCGGGCTTGAATTTTTCCCCCATTCCCCCTATCCGATCATAAATACCCCCGCCTTTTCCCAGGAAGATATGGTACAGGCCCTGGACTATGCCGAAGAGGCCTTTGACCGGACATTTGTGCCGTTCCCGGACCTGGAGATCGCTTTTATCGGCCCGGGCGCAAAGGATCGTTACATTTGCCCGGACAACCGGCGGCTTTTGGCCAAGCTGGTCCTGGAGACCCCTCGTTGGCTGGCTGAGATTGATGCCCTTGCGGATTGCATCTCATCTCCGTTCCAGATCTTTTTTCTCGACAACGCCCTGGATCAGAATTATATCAACCAGGTCACTGCCACGGTTTCAAAGAAAAACCCCTTTGTGCCCCTGGAACTTGTTTTTATCACCTCGGAATTTGTGCCGGATACCGATGTCGTTTTAGATGCGGCAGCCCACATCCGCCCCCACTTTCCGGATTGGGACCTGCAATACCTCTATCCGGAACCCGGGGAACCGAAGCATTCTTTTTACCCTGGTCTCTGCCGGGACCACCCCATTTTTCCAGGGCACCATGCAGCGCCAGGTTATGCTATGGTCCGGAAACGGGCTGCCGGGCCTTTCGATTTTACCGGATCTTTTTTATCTGGACGGCATTCTCATTCCCGGCCGGGGAGAAGCACTGCTGCACTGGCAGGATACCCTGGCCGAGCTTCATGAAGATATCCCCCCTGTCAGCTTTGCCGACATCGCTTTGCAGATGCGCTGGCTTTCCATGACCGAAAAGGACAAGTACCCCCTGGAAGTTTTTGATGCCATGCAATGATTTATGCCGGATTGGGCCGCCTAAAAAACAGGATTAGTCGTCAATTGGAGGAAGTTTTTCGCCAAGGACTGCCATCGGTTCCGGATACTGTTCTTGACAAAAGCACCGTCTTATTTTTATTCTAAATTTTACTGTCCTTATCCTGAACTAAAATGGTGGCTATTATGAATAGAAACAAATCTGTGGTCTCTCGTTGGCTGGTTGTTCTGTCGGCCATTCTCACCTTATTCACTGTTTGTCTCATCACCTCCATCCAGGCAGCGGAGGAGATGACTGTATACGAGAATAAGAAGCGAACCGGCGACTATGACATGATGAAAAAAGAGCATGTCATCCGCTTTCTTGTTCCCTATTCCAAGACCTATTATTATCTGGATAAAGGCGAGCAAAAAGGCCTCACCTATGAATTCATAAAGCTTTTTGAACAAGCAATAAACGCCAGAGAGAAGAAAAGACACGTCAAAATTAAGGCTGTCATTATCCCCACCCCAAGAGATCGCCTCTTTCAGGATCTGGCCCAAGGGCTTGGGGATGTGGCGGCAGGCAACCTGACCAATACGGCCCAACGGCGAAAACTTGCAGATTTTGCCGATCCGTTTTATGTGGATGCCAAGGAGATCATTGTTTCGTCAAAAGAGCATAAGGAGATGAAGTCCCTGGAAGATCTTTCCGGAAAAAAGGTGTATGTCCGCAAATCCAGCAGTTATTATCAAAGCCTGCTGACGGCAAACAGTGCCCTGAGAAAGGAAGCCAAGAAGGCAATTATTATCAAAGAGGCAGATGCGTATCTGGAAGATGAAGATCTGCTGGAAATGGTCAATGCCCAGATTCTTCCCATGATCGTCGTAGATAATCACAAGGCTGCATTCTGGGCACAGGTCTTCCCCGATATTGTGCTGCACGATTCCCTTGCTTTACGGGAAGGCGGGGAGATCGGTTGGGCGATACGCAAGAACTCTCCTCAGTTGAAGCAGGTCATCAATGATTTTGTCAAAAAGAATAAGGAGGGCTCGCTTCATTTCAATATGTTTGTCAAACGGTACATGAAAGACGCCGGCTATATGAAGAACAATGTCTCTGAGAAAGAGCGGGCAAAATTCAAGAATCTGGTCGCCCTTTTTAACAAATATGCAGATAAATATTCCTTTGACTGGCTGATGCTGGCGGCACTCTCCTACCAGGAGTCCGGTCTGGATCAATCCAAGAAAAGCAATGTAGGTGCCATCGGCATCATGCAGGTCATGCCTGCAACGGCAAAGGATCCCAATGTTGCGGTGCCCGATATTCAGCTGTTGGAAAACAATATTCATGCGGGCAGCAAATATCTGCGATTTATAACTGACCGCTATTTCATGGATCAGGGGATAGATACGCTTAATCGGCACTTGTTTGCCTTTTCAGCCTACAACGCAGGTCCTGCCCGGGTGAAAAAGTTACGCGAAGAAGCCAAGG contains:
- a CDS encoding lytic transglycosylase F, translated to MNRNKSVVSRWLVVLSAILTLFTVCLITSIQAAEEMTVYENKKRTGDYDMMKKEHVIRFLVPYSKTYYYLDKGEQKGLTYEFIKLFEQAINAREKKRHVKIKAVIIPTPRDRLFQDLAQGLGDVAAGNLTNTAQRRKLADFADPFYVDAKEIIVSSKEHKEMKSLEDLSGKKVYVRKSSSYYQSLLTANSALRKEAKKAIIIKEADAYLEDEDLLEMVNAQILPMIVVDNHKAAFWAQVFPDIVLHDSLALREGGEIGWAIRKNSPQLKQVINDFVKKNKEGSLHFNMFVKRYMKDAGYMKNNVSEKERAKFKNLVALFNKYADKYSFDWLMLAALSYQESGLDQSKKSNVGAIGIMQVMPATAKDPNVAVPDIQLLENNIHAGSKYLRFITDRYFMDQGIDTLNRHLFAFSAYNAGPARVKKLREEAKANGLDPNLWFNNVEVIAAKRIGRETVQYVGNIYKYYIAYRLISETKKIKWN